A stretch of Bacillus pseudomycoides DNA encodes these proteins:
- a CDS encoding patatin family protein, producing the protein MLENTGLVLEGGGMRGVYTGGILEYFMEQDLYFPYIIGVSAGACHAASYISRQRNRNKAVNIDYVTHPRYLSYKNLWKKRQLFDMDFIFREIPEKHVPFDFDTYFNSAERFLVGTTDCETGKPMYFEKEGTNAEALTLLQASSSLPFIAPVVNYRGKQLLDGGISDPIPVRKAQKDGYEKSVVILTRNHGYAKKKSKFGWVAAKAYKKYPNLVNTMLSRYEVYNETLHYIEKEELAGNLFVIRPEVPLQVDRMEKDPQKLQNLYEQGYKDAARQFADLQAFLQR; encoded by the coding sequence ATGCTTGAAAATACAGGTTTAGTATTAGAAGGCGGCGGTATGCGTGGCGTATATACGGGTGGAATACTAGAATATTTTATGGAACAGGATCTATATTTTCCATATATTATTGGTGTTTCAGCAGGAGCTTGTCATGCGGCGTCATATATTTCAAGACAAAGAAATCGAAATAAAGCAGTAAATATTGATTATGTAACGCACCCACGATATTTATCTTACAAGAATTTATGGAAGAAACGTCAGTTATTTGATATGGACTTTATTTTTCGTGAAATCCCAGAAAAGCACGTGCCATTTGATTTTGACACATATTTTAATAGCGCAGAGCGTTTTTTAGTAGGAACGACAGATTGTGAAACGGGTAAACCAATGTATTTTGAAAAAGAAGGTACAAATGCAGAGGCATTGACGTTATTACAAGCTTCTAGTTCATTACCTTTCATCGCACCTGTTGTCAATTATCGTGGTAAACAATTATTGGATGGCGGAATTTCGGATCCAATTCCAGTTCGGAAAGCACAAAAAGATGGCTATGAAAAATCAGTTGTTATTTTAACGAGAAATCATGGATATGCTAAGAAAAAATCAAAATTTGGATGGGTTGCAGCGAAGGCTTATAAAAAATATCCTAATCTTGTCAATACGATGCTTTCTCGTTATGAAGTATACAATGAGACACTTCATTATATTGAAAAAGAAGAGTTAGCTGGAAATCTATTTGTCATTCGTCCAGAAGTACCACTTCAAGTGGATCGAATGGAAAAAGATCCACAAAAGCTGCAAAATTTATATGAACAAGGCTATAAAGATGCGGCAAGACAATTTGCGGATTTACAGGCGTTTTTACAAAGGTAA